GATAGGATTGGGTTACAGACTGTACCCCAATCCTATCGACTGTAACTTTGACAGTCACGTGATCCATAGCGTCCAAATTGAATCCAACGGTGTTCACTGATAAGAGGTTCGTCATGGCTCCACTTGAGCATTAAGGGGTTGATCTGGCCAGCGGTAGCGTCGGCGGACGGCGGTCGGGGAAAGGCTGGTGAACTAAAAAATGAGTTGCCCAGCTCTTGAGGATCCCGTGCATGGTGAAATGAAAGAGGTATGTAGGCCccgtttggtagggctccaaactccaactcccAGCTCCAAACTCCTACTCCAGTTGGAGCTAGCTCCTATTGGAGTTACAGACCCATCAAAAGTGTTTGGCAAACTTTTAGCTccagatctgaaaaaaaaagaaaaaaaaaaggaatcccCGCCGCCAAGCGGCACGCCGCCGTCAGCCGGccagcccccgcgccgccgccagccggccagcccccgcgtcgccgccaaGCCCACGCGCTGCCGCtgagcccgcgcgccgccggccagcccccgcgccgccgccaggtcgcgcGCTGCCGGCTagcccctgcgccgccgcccgccgaccagcccccgcgtcgccgccgagcccgcGCACCGTCGGCCAGCCCCCGCGCTGCCGACCTCGCACGCCTCCGCcaagcccgcgcgccgccgctagcccgcacgccgccgccgagcccgtgctccgccgccgccagcctgcccgccgccggttgccgccgaaTCTTGCCGGAGAagatgggagaggagagagaggatgggaggaggaggaggagtttaGGGGTAGTTCAATGGCATTTCTGTGTAAAtacatcaaaattttaaagggtagtgggtcttttggggtggagtggagctgtggagcagcaaaaacccagctccacccccgtagtacaaatttgtggagctgctctgccaactccgctccaaaaaaacaaagaatttgtaccgtttggcacagctccagctctaggtaagttggagttgggagctggagctgtgccaaacggggccGTAATATATATGTTCCTTAATCCGGGCAGCACTGGGTTCTTACTACGGATCCATTAGTTCTCAATCGAGATACTAATGCATATGTGAGTATAGATGGCCAcgaggcccgaggcccgaaggcccggcccacggcacagCTTTTTGGCCccgcccaagcacggcacggcccgacttgtATTGGGCCCGTGCTGGCCCGGCCcgaccaccgggccgtgcctgggcctccccaccggcacgctgggctggcccggcacgatgggccggcagACCAGGCCCGGCACACAAAGTATAGGGACTgaaaatagacatataaataTCACTGTCCaaagaatagggaccttaaattgacttattttagctatttatataccacagcccaaagaagagggaggtaaaatggactttttttagctatatatatatcacagcCCAACAGGAGGGAGGAAAATTAgacttattttgaaaaaaagcaCAATGGCCCATCTTGCCTTCGGGctagcccggcacggcccgaggagtgttgggccgtgcctgggccgtgagtgcagcacgtgggctggcacggcacggcccggtgcatCAGTCGGGCCGTGCTGGCCCGACAAgtctcggcccaggcacggccgggcctgggccgtgccgggcgaACCACATGGCCATCTATATCTGTGAGGTTTgagatatttaaatttaataagCTGCTAATTAATTGAGGCTGTGTTCtgcttcactttttttttaagtaatggTGAGCTTCTACTTCACGCACGCATATCAGCATATGTTCAAGGCTTGCTTGATGGGGAGATGAATAGTTGATGATGGAAGCGGGCAAGCGACCAAGCAGGTGCTTGGGGTTGGCATGTTGAGCAGCGGGAGCGGCGGTAAGGCGCCAGGCAAGGAGCGGCTAGCTAGCAGCATGCTCAGGTCGCGTCGACATGCTCTGGCCTCTTGGCTCTGGTCTATTGGTGCTGGGCTGAGGTAGATGACGATGTGCAGGGTTGCCTTAACGTTTGGCCGTTAGATTCATTTTGTACGTGGTGGATCACACGACTGCTAAAGTTGCAGTCAATATGCACCTGATCTGAATCCCGCAATGAATAATGTTTGGTACTGAACCTTTGCTTGCCAGGCGTTGCATGGTTTGTTGAATTGGTCCGATgaattgagatttttttttttgagaataatTGAGAATTTTTCGGAACAAGGTAATTTGTTACTTCAAGCTTTGAACAGTAGGATTCCAAATAACTGTTATACAGATCCAATTGAGAATagaatcttttttcttttttctttttaaaaacagaaaaaagaaaaaagatccaTTCAGATGCCAATAAGCACCTAGTTGTTTAATCTTCCACTTCAGTCAAATAATCAGCTGATTTCctttatactacctccatcctaaaatgtttgacgccgttgacttttttaaaaatatttaaccgttcgtcttattcaaaaaatttaagttattgttaattctttttctatcatttgatttattgttaaatatacttttatgtatacatatagttttacacatatcacaaaagtttttgaataagacgaacagtcaaacatgtttaaaagagttaacggtgtcaaacaacCTCTGCAAGGTTGCACATAGAAAAATATCCAGCTGATATATAGATCTTGTTCTGATGTAATTCAGGAATGCATAGTGAAACATCTGAGAGAGCAAGACATAGTTTCAATAGACACATCCTTTCTTCTGGATTGATGCCATTCAAGGCTTTACAAATAGAGTTTACACACGATGGAACAAAAAAACAACAGCAATCAGTTAGCAAGGCTGGGTTATCTATACAAGTCATTCATTTGAGCTTGAACGGGATGTGAAGACTGCAATATGTTGATTAAACTAAATTAATTCCGATTTGTTTAATCTTGATTTCTTCAAGCCTCTGTGGTTGTAAAGTTGCTATCGATAGGCATCCCTGCAGTACTAACCAAAATGTATCCATACTGCAGTTCCTCCCTATTCAGCAGCATACAGCCTCTGTCGAATCTCTGCTTGGCTCATTGCTGTATCCACACTGAAAATGAATACCACCAGGAATTAGATTATGTATTTGCAAAAGAGAGCAGTGATTCACTTTCCCTACAATAGTACACTAATGACATTCATGTATCAGAAAAACTTGCTTACCAACAGAGAACATCACCAGTTCGTGCGGTTTTCTCAGAGATCCAGTCTGGAATTATCTCTTCCAACAATTTTAACTGATCTTCAACTTCACCTATATATGTAAAAGATTCAGCATCTGGAATCACATTGCACAGAGCAGTTGAAGCAACAAAAACGAAACCACAGCTAGCACATACCTCTGTCCACAATTTTTGGATTGCTTGCAATTATCTTGTGGATGAGCTCCTGCTTTGTCATCACAGTGCGCTGCCTTGATTGATAGATAAGGAAGATAATGTCAAAGATGCTTGGCAGTGATGCTATTAGTTTCTCCCTTTTAATGTGATCTGCAAATCCGGTTTGCTTCTCCACCAAAGCTCTGTTTTCCTTGTCCTTCACCTGCAACGGACACATATTTTAACATTTGATCGATGGAGCAAACTAAGAAAATCATTGTCACCAACCACAAGAACTTACCGATTGCAGGAGAGACTTTGGGAGAAAACTGAGCAactcatcatcaccatcaagGGTCGACGCACTTGTGCTTTGCTTTTTCTCATCCATGCTGCTAGCATCTTTCGTCGGTGTCATGAAGAGCTTCGTCCTAGCAGATCGCTTCGCCATCTTGAGAGGTGGAGTATCATAGCCTGTACCAGACACAGGCCTTTTGGGGGTTTGAAGGACTGGTGTCTCTGCCATTAACCTCACGGGCGTAGAGGCAAACTTTGCAGGAGTTCCTTCTGAAACACCAGACTGGAATGCAACACCCTCGACACTTTTCTCTTGGCCTTCGGATTCACGGACTAAGCTCACACTACCAGAAACAGGAGAACCGAGCAGCGACTTCCTGCTCAATGGCGAGGTAATAGAGGGCTCAACCTTTGAAAGCGGACTGGTTGTGCTTGtagttgcagcagcagcagccgcagatCGCTGTGAAAACATTCTCTTGAAGGAATTAGGCATGTGAGACATTGCAACAGGCTGCCGATCAGTTGCAGATGACAACGGTAGCGCAGAAACAGTTTTGGGAATATCTTCTTGAATGGCCTGGGGTGCACTTGATCTTGTTGGACCAAATGGATGTGGCAGTTCATGCTCTGGAATGTCATGTCCCTGAAAATCAAGCAACACAGGCACCAGGATTTAGGATAATATCAACTGCAAATACATAATAGTATCAAATTGCACATTCAATTTTCATAG
This window of the Oryza sativa Japonica Group chromosome 4, ASM3414082v1 genome carries:
- the LOC4335111 gene encoding CDT1-like protein a, chloroplastic, translated to MESATPSKRAKTAAGVATPQKMGKAAAAAALADQFLTPEKPTPKVAAAAAAAEQIWTPEKPKQPSAAERRARSSGGVAFSVKGVRRAALELRRRSERGAASPAAAAAAAEDELEAVERQLGVGPAPVRSPVKRTAKLPESYEMLCEFFNCFESSTRLLRMKGSKASFPNICASIQHLSERRFTYSHLAQLKYIMPEVIVINKILLRDETTCCMKPDLQVNLLVDAVEGVAKQKGETGYSALRRIFRQRLVDYFRDHPEGHDIPEHELPHPFGPTRSSAPQAIQEDIPKTVSALPLSSATDRQPVAMSHMPNSFKRMFSQRSAAAAAATTSTTSPLSKVEPSITSPLSRKSLLGSPVSGSVSLVRESEGQEKSVEGVAFQSGVSEGTPAKFASTPVRLMAETPVLQTPKRPVSGTGYDTPPLKMAKRSARTKLFMTPTKDASSMDEKKQSTSASTLDGDDELLSFLPKSLLQSVKDKENRALVEKQTGFADHIKREKLIASLPSIFDIIFLIYQSRQRTVMTKQELIHKIIASNPKIVDRGEVEDQLKLLEEIIPDWISEKTARTGDVLCCVDTAMSQAEIRQRLYAAE